The Deinococcus koreensis genome window below encodes:
- a CDS encoding Glu/Leu/Phe/Val dehydrogenase family protein, protein MLILEEMQTRGHEALTLLHHAPSGLRAAMAIHSTVLGPAIAGVRLREQEEELAVRGALALSESLTLKAALAGLNYGGGACVLMMPEAGVDDPHAREALFRALGRQVRPLATRVVLTEDIGVTPADISFLAQETPATLGMHTDTSSVTGYGVYRGMKAAARFALGSESMRGVRVAILGVGAVGRTLAQHLHREGARLTIADSRLERAEALANELDGAQVVGCSELLDTPCDILAPCGFGHSIPSDSVPRLQCRLIAGGEHHPLTRRGEAAVKEAGIVYMPDFAINSAGLIAAATGADMNQAAERVYQIVTRVVQVAEQYDKVPHLVARRMAERRIDLIGSLGHA, encoded by the coding sequence ATGCTGATACTTGAGGAGATGCAGACGCGCGGGCACGAGGCCCTGACCCTGCTTCACCATGCGCCCAGCGGCCTGCGGGCCGCCATGGCCATCCATTCGACCGTCCTCGGGCCGGCCATCGCCGGCGTGAGACTCCGTGAACAGGAAGAGGAGCTGGCGGTGCGCGGCGCGCTGGCGCTGTCCGAGAGCCTGACCCTGAAAGCCGCGCTGGCCGGGCTGAACTACGGCGGCGGCGCCTGCGTGCTGATGATGCCGGAGGCCGGCGTGGACGACCCGCACGCCCGCGAGGCGCTGTTCCGCGCGCTGGGCCGCCAGGTGCGCCCGCTGGCCACGCGCGTGGTGCTCACCGAGGACATCGGCGTGACCCCGGCCGACATCTCGTTCCTGGCGCAGGAGACGCCCGCCACGCTGGGGATGCACACCGACACCAGTTCGGTGACCGGCTACGGGGTCTACCGGGGCATGAAGGCCGCCGCCCGCTTCGCGCTGGGCTCGGAGAGCATGCGGGGCGTACGGGTGGCGATCCTGGGGGTGGGCGCGGTGGGCCGCACGCTGGCCCAGCACCTGCACCGCGAGGGCGCCCGGCTGACCATCGCGGACTCGCGCCTGGAGCGGGCCGAAGCGCTGGCGAACGAGCTGGACGGCGCGCAGGTCGTGGGCTGCAGCGAACTGCTGGACACGCCCTGTGACATCCTGGCGCCCTGCGGCTTCGGCCACTCCATTCCCAGCGACTCGGTGCCGCGGCTGCAGTGCCGCCTGATCGCCGGGGGCGAGCACCACCCGCTGACCCGCCGGGGCGAGGCGGCCGTCAAGGAGGCGGGGATCGTGTACATGCCGGACTTCGCCATCAATTCGGCGGGCCTGATCGCGGCCGCGACCGGCGCGGACATGAACCAGGCCGCCGAACGGGTCTACCAGATCGTGACCCGGGTGGTGCAGGTGGCCGAGCAGTACGACAAGGTGCCGCATCTGGTGGCCCGCCGCATGGCCGAGCGCCGCATCGACCTGATCGGCTCCCTGGGGCACGCCTGA